From the genome of Pelodiscus sinensis isolate JC-2024 chromosome 12, ASM4963464v1, whole genome shotgun sequence, one region includes:
- the LOC142831173 gene encoding uncharacterized protein LOC142831173 produces MGGTTAYNGKEKGGSGHNREARSNQYLRCLYTNARSMGNKQEELELLTNKYNYDIIGITETWWDGTHDWNVGMEGYGLLRKDRQGKKGGGVALYIKNVHTWTEVEMNVGDSCVESLWVKLKGVKNEGDIMLGVYYRPPSQVEEVDEAFFKQLTKLSKAQDLVVMGDFNYPDICWETNTARHRLSNKFLDCIGDNFLFQKVEKATRGEAVLDLVLTNREELVENLKVEDSIGDSDHEIIEFMILRKGRRETSTIEVMDFRKADFDKLRELVGKVPWEARLKGKTTEESWKYFKGTLLRAQKQTIPLCRKDRKYGKRPAWLNKEILHDLKIKKESHKKWKLGQITKDEYRQATRECRGKIRKAKAQNEIKLATGIKGNKKTFYKYIKSKRKTKDRIFIHASFSLIQYAECIILSSVK; encoded by the exons atgggggggactacggcctataatggcaaggagaaaggagggtcagggcacaacagggaggcaagatcaaatcagtatcttagatgcctatatacaaatgcgagaagtatgggtaataagcaggaagaactggaattgctaaccaataaatacaactatgatatcattggtattacagaaacctggtgggatgggacgcatgattggaatgttggtatggaagggtacggcttgctcaggaaggacagacagggaaaaaagggaggaggggttgccttgtatattaaaaatgtacacacttggactgaagtggagatgaatgtaggagatagctgtgtagagagtctctgggttaagctaaaaggggtaaaaaacgagggtgatatcatgctaggagtctactacaggccacctagccaggtggaagaggtggatgaggccttttttaaacaattaacaaaactatccaaagcccaagatttggtggtgatgggggacttcaactatccagacatatgttgggaaactaacacagcgaggcacaggctatccaataagtttctggactgcattggagacaactttctgtttcagaaggttgaaaaagctaccagaggagaagctgttctggatttggttttaacaaatagggaggaactagttgagaacttgaaagtggaagacagtataggggacagtgatcacgaaataatagagttcatgatcttaaggaaaggtagaagggagaccagcacaattgaggtaatggatttcaggaaggcagattttgataagctcagagaacttgtaggtaaggtcccatgggaagcaagactgaagggaaaaacaactgaggagagttggaagtatttcaaagggacgttgttaagggcccaaaagcaaacaattccgctgtgtaggaaagatagaaaatatggcaaaagaccagcttggcttaacaaggagatcttgcatgatctcaaaataaaaaaggagtctcataaaaaatggaaattaggacaaataacaaaggatgaatataggcaagcaacacgtgaatgcaggggcaagattagaaaggcaaaggcacaaaatgagatcaaattagctacaggcataaagggaaacaagaagaccttttataaatacattaaaagcaagaggaagaccaaggacagg ATATTTATTCATGCTTCTTTTTCCCTCATCCAGTATGCAGAATGCATCATACTGTCTTCGGTGAAATAA